A single region of the Stigmatopora argus isolate UIUO_Sarg chromosome 6, RoL_Sarg_1.0, whole genome shotgun sequence genome encodes:
- the gpx1b gene encoding glutathione peroxidase 1b — translation MAKRFYDFAAKLLTGETLQLSSLQGKVVLIENVASLUGTTTRDYTQMNELHERYAEKGLVILGVPCNQFGHQENCKNDEILRSLKYIRPGNGFEPKFQLLEKVDVNGKDAHPLFVFLRESLPVPSDNPTSLMSDPKFIIWSPVCRNDISWNFEKFLIGSDGVPFKRYSCRFLTSDIEGDIKKLLSQAN, via the exons ATGGCAAAGCGATTCTACGATTTTGCGGCTAAATTGTTAACAGGGGAAACTTTGCAATTGTCCTCGCTCCAAGGTAAAGTTGTCCTTATTGAGAACGTCGCGTCTCTCTGAGGTACAACCACCAGGGATTACACCCAGATGAACGAGCTCCACGAGCGATATGCCGAAAAGGGGCTTGTTATCCTGGGTGTACCCTGCAACCAGTTCGGCCACCAG GAGAACTGCAAAAATGATGAAATCCTCCGGTCATTGAAGTACATCCGACCTGGAAATGGCTTCGAACCCAAGTTTCAGCTCCTTGAGAAGGTCGACGTGAACGGAAAGGATGCCCATCCACTGTTCGTGTTCTTGCGGGAAAGTCTGCCGGTCCCAAGCGACAACCCTACCTCTCTAATGAGCGACCCTAAATTCATCATCTGGAGCCCAGTGTGCAGGAATGACATCTCCTGGAACTTTGAAAAGTTCCTCATCGGGTCAGACGGTGTGCCCTTCAAGCGCTACAGCTGCAGGTTCCTGACAAGTGACATTGAGGGAGACATCAAAAAGCTCTTGAGCCAAGCAAACTAA
- the usp4 gene encoding ubiquitin carboxyl-terminal hydrolase 4 isoform X2 — protein MAEGGGPDSGGSADSDPDMPTASTDNQKQTIGSLLKTSLRKGDEWYLVDSRWFKQWKKYVGFDNWDMYNVGERSLYPGPVDNSGLFSDQDKQVLKQHLIDELDYVLVPTEAWTKLVSWYGCLGAQRPIVRRVVEHGMFVKHCKVEVYLLELNLCENDNMDNVVTRYFSKADTIDTINKEMRTLFSIPPEKETRLWNKYMSNTYEQLNKPDSSVQDAGLFPGQVLVIERKNEDGTWPRSSATPSRTFTTSPKLSSNSSASVSPTVTNGNSSCGAGYTLNNSASSGSSRLGGYNSYNSSYNYKESQSQPGLCGLGNLGNTCFMNSAIQCLSNTSPLTEYFLNDQYEAEINRGNPLGMRGEIAEAYADLVKQMWLSRSSSVAPRTFKTQVGRFAPQFSGYQQQDSQELLAFLLDGLHEDLNRVKKKPYLAQRDADGRPDEIVATEAWTNHRLRNDSIIVDIFHGLFKSTLVCPECSKVSVTFDPFCYLTLPLPMKIDRSMEVILVRADPQCRPTQYRVVVHKLGTVMDLCSTLSRLCGIPPENMVVADVYNRRFHKIYRKDDGLSQIMDKDEIYVYEVQEENGETMNLPVYFRERHSKQAGSSSSNMLFGQPLLVTVPRHNLIADVLYEKILQRIGRYVKHPQSGGNESRASASATFASCSQVRECSTSSGANASIGGCSSPLSDAATCSASSSNGSNHSETCTETNGIHDGEEEAMDHQVSPEPQNGQSEEETSDLENGTIESEAKAGSLPSKLFSFSVVNSYGTANISPLPCDGNILKLNPHSTVAIDWDSDSKKMCYDEQEAEACEKHESMHQPPKKKATVALRECIELFTTMETLGAHDPWYCPTCKKHQRATKKFDLWSLPRIMVVHLKRFSYNRCWRDKLDTVVDFPIRDLDMSEFLSDPKAGHHTYDLVAVSNHYGGMGGGHYTAYGKNKVDGKWYYFDDNSVSTSSEDQIVTKAAYVLFYQRREEEGLSKTEPSASLGGAPEAAEDDMDLN, from the exons ATGGCCGAAGGAGGCGGACCCGACTCGGGCGGCTCAGCGGACTCCGACCCGGATATGCCAACCGCATCCACGGATAACCAAAAACAGACTATTGGCTCGCTGCTTAAGACCTCACTGAGAAAGGGCGACGAATG GTATTTAGTGGACAGCCGCTGGTTCAAACAGTGGAAGAAATATGTGGGCTTTGACAACTGGGACATGTACAATGTTGGAGAGCGTAGCCTCTATCCAGGACCTGTTGATAACTCGGGCCTGTTCTCTG ATCAGGACAAACAGGTCTTGAAACAGCACCTCATCGATGAGCTGGACTATGTCCTAGTACCCACGGAGGCATGGACTAAGCTTGTCAGCTGGTATGGCTGCCTGGGTGCCCAAAGACCTATTGTTAGAAGg GTTGTTGAACATGGCATGTTTGTCAAACACTGCAAGGTGGAGGTCTACTTGCTAGAGCTGAACCTGTGTGAAAATGATAACATGGACAATGTGGTCACTCGGTACTTCAGTAAAGCTGACACTATTG atacCATAAATAAAGAGATGAGGACATTATTCAGTATTCCACCGGAAAAAGAAACAAGGCTTTGGAACAAATATATGAGTAACACCTATGAGCAGTTGAACAAGCCTGACAGCAGTGTACAGGACGCTGGCCTCTTTCCTGGGCag GTGCTTGTGATTGAGCGCAAAAATGAAGATGGAACCTGGCCAAG ATCCAGTGCAACCCCATCTAGGACTTTCACCACCTCCCCAAAACTGTCCTCTAACTCGTCTGCCAGTGTCTCCCCCACAGTCACCAATGGAAACAGCAGCTGCGGGGCTGGTTACACGCTCAACAACAGTGCCTCGTCTGGCAGTAGTAG ACTAGGGGGTTATAATTCCTACAACTCCTCCTACAACTACAAAGAGTCCCAGTCCCAGCCTGGCCTATGTGGTCTCGGTAATCTAGGCAACACATGCTTCATGAACTCTGCTATCCAG TGCCTAAGCAACACGTCACCACTCACCGAATATTTCTTAAATGACCAGTATGAGGCTGAGATTAACCGAGGCAATCCACTGGGGATGCGGGGCGAGATTGCAGAGGCCTACGCTGATCTCGTAAAGCAGATGTGGCTCAGCCGCAGTAGTTCTGTGGCCCCACGCACTTTCAAA ACACAAGTGGGGCGCTTTGCTCCGCAGTTTTCAGGCTATCAGCAGCAGGATTCCCAAGAACTGCTGGCCTTTCTGCTTGATGGTCTCCATGAAGATCTGAACCGTGTGAAGAAGAAGCCTTATTTGGCCCAAAGGGATGCTGATGGCCGTCCTGATGAG ATCGTCGCTACGGAAGCCTGGACAAACCACCGTTTACGCAATGACTCAATCATTGTTGATATCTTTCACGGCCTCTTCAAATCCACTCTGGTGTGTCCTGAGTGTTCAAAGGTGTCTGTGACCTTCGACCCTTTCTGCTACCTCACTTTGCCTCTGCCAATGAAGATCGACCGAAGTATGGAGGTCATCCTTGTGAGAGCCGACCCACAGTGCAGACCCACTCAA TATCGAGTTGTTGTTCACAAACTGGGCACAGTAATGGATTTGTGCAGCACCTTGTCCAGACTCTGTGGGATTCCTCCAGAAAAT ATGGTGGTGGCAGATGTTTATAATCGCAGGTTCCATAAAATTTACAGAAAGGATGATGGCCTCAGTCAAATTATGGATAAAGATGAGATATATGT ATATGAAGTGCAGGAGGAGAATGGCGAGACAATGAACCTGCCAGTTTATTTTAGGGAGCGGCATTCAAAACAAGCTGGAAGCTCCTCCAGCAATATGCTCTTTGGCCAGCCCTTACTCGTCACCGTACCCCGTCACAACCTCATAGCGGACGTTCTTTACGAAAAGATCCTTCAGAGGATTGG GCGCTATGTAAAACACCCGCAGAGCGGTGGAAATGAAAGTAGAGCCTCGGCTTCGGCCACCTTTGCCAGCTGCAGTCAAGTTCGTGAATGTTCCACATCATCCGGTGCCAATGCCAGCATAGGTGGTTGCAGCAGTCCCCTGTCAGATGCGGCCACATGCAGTGCCAGTTCAAGTAATGGCAGTAACCACTCAGAAACTTGCACTGAAACCAATGGAATACATGATG GAGAGGAGGAAGCCATGGACCACCAGGTGAGTCCAGAGCCACAGAACGGCCAGTCTGAGGAGGAGACTTCTGATTTGGAAAACGGGACAATTGAGAGTGAAGCCAAGGCGGGCTCCCTACCATCCAAACTCTTTAGCTTCAGTGTTGTCAACTCTTATGGAACAGCCAACATCAGCCCCCTGCCATGTGACGGAAACATCCTCAAACTTAATc CACATTCCACTGTGGCTATCGATTGGGACTCTGACTCCAAGAAGATGTGTTATGATGAGCAGGAAGCAGAG GCATGTGAAAAGCATGAGAGCATGCACCAGCCTCCCAAAAAGAAAGCCACCGTGGCTCTGAGAGAATGCATCGAGCTCTTTACAACCATGGAGACCCTTGGAGCTCATGATCCATG GTATTGTCCCACGTGCAAGAAACATCAGCGGGCTACGAAAAAATTTGACCTGTGGTCATTGCCTCGTATCATGGTCGTTCACCTAAAGCGCTTCTCTTACAACAGGTGCTGGAGGGACAAATTGGACACAGTGGTTGATTTTCCCATCAG GGATTTGGACATGTCAGAATTTCTATCTGACCCCAAAGCTGGTCATCACACATATGATCTTGTCGCTGTGTCCAATCACTACGGAGGAATGGGAGGAGGTCACT ACACCGCGTACGGCAAAAATAAAGTGGACGGAAAGTGGTATTACTTTGACGACAACAGTGTCTCGACTTCTTCGGAGGACCAGATTGTG ACTAAAGCAGCCTACGTGCTATTCTATCAGCGGAGGGAAGAGGAAGGCCTCAGCAAAACGGAGCCATCTGCGTCACTGGGAGGAGCCCCCGAAGCTGCCGAGGACGACATGGACTTAAATTGA
- the usp4 gene encoding ubiquitin carboxyl-terminal hydrolase 4 isoform X1, which translates to MAEGGGPDSGGSADSDPDMPTASTDNQKQTIGSLLKTSLRKGDEWYLVDSRWFKQWKKYVGFDNWDMYNVGERSLYPGPVDNSGLFSDQDKQVLKQHLIDELDYVLVPTEAWTKLVSWYGCLGAQRPIVRRVVEHGMFVKHCKVEVYLLELNLCENDNMDNVVTRYFSKADTIDTINKEMRTLFSIPPEKETRLWNKYMSNTYEQLNKPDSSVQDAGLFPGQVLVIERKNEDGTWPRQASHSKSSATPSRTFTTSPKLSSNSSASVSPTVTNGNSSCGAGYTLNNSASSGSSRLGGYNSYNSSYNYKESQSQPGLCGLGNLGNTCFMNSAIQCLSNTSPLTEYFLNDQYEAEINRGNPLGMRGEIAEAYADLVKQMWLSRSSSVAPRTFKTQVGRFAPQFSGYQQQDSQELLAFLLDGLHEDLNRVKKKPYLAQRDADGRPDEIVATEAWTNHRLRNDSIIVDIFHGLFKSTLVCPECSKVSVTFDPFCYLTLPLPMKIDRSMEVILVRADPQCRPTQYRVVVHKLGTVMDLCSTLSRLCGIPPENMVVADVYNRRFHKIYRKDDGLSQIMDKDEIYVYEVQEENGETMNLPVYFRERHSKQAGSSSSNMLFGQPLLVTVPRHNLIADVLYEKILQRIGRYVKHPQSGGNESRASASATFASCSQVRECSTSSGANASIGGCSSPLSDAATCSASSSNGSNHSETCTETNGIHDGEEEAMDHQVSPEPQNGQSEEETSDLENGTIESEAKAGSLPSKLFSFSVVNSYGTANISPLPCDGNILKLNPHSTVAIDWDSDSKKMCYDEQEAEACEKHESMHQPPKKKATVALRECIELFTTMETLGAHDPWYCPTCKKHQRATKKFDLWSLPRIMVVHLKRFSYNRCWRDKLDTVVDFPIRDLDMSEFLSDPKAGHHTYDLVAVSNHYGGMGGGHYTAYGKNKVDGKWYYFDDNSVSTSSEDQIVTKAAYVLFYQRREEEGLSKTEPSASLGGAPEAAEDDMDLN; encoded by the exons ATGGCCGAAGGAGGCGGACCCGACTCGGGCGGCTCAGCGGACTCCGACCCGGATATGCCAACCGCATCCACGGATAACCAAAAACAGACTATTGGCTCGCTGCTTAAGACCTCACTGAGAAAGGGCGACGAATG GTATTTAGTGGACAGCCGCTGGTTCAAACAGTGGAAGAAATATGTGGGCTTTGACAACTGGGACATGTACAATGTTGGAGAGCGTAGCCTCTATCCAGGACCTGTTGATAACTCGGGCCTGTTCTCTG ATCAGGACAAACAGGTCTTGAAACAGCACCTCATCGATGAGCTGGACTATGTCCTAGTACCCACGGAGGCATGGACTAAGCTTGTCAGCTGGTATGGCTGCCTGGGTGCCCAAAGACCTATTGTTAGAAGg GTTGTTGAACATGGCATGTTTGTCAAACACTGCAAGGTGGAGGTCTACTTGCTAGAGCTGAACCTGTGTGAAAATGATAACATGGACAATGTGGTCACTCGGTACTTCAGTAAAGCTGACACTATTG atacCATAAATAAAGAGATGAGGACATTATTCAGTATTCCACCGGAAAAAGAAACAAGGCTTTGGAACAAATATATGAGTAACACCTATGAGCAGTTGAACAAGCCTGACAGCAGTGTACAGGACGCTGGCCTCTTTCCTGGGCag GTGCTTGTGATTGAGCGCAAAAATGAAGATGGAACCTGGCCAAGGCAAGCCTCTCATTCCAA ATCCAGTGCAACCCCATCTAGGACTTTCACCACCTCCCCAAAACTGTCCTCTAACTCGTCTGCCAGTGTCTCCCCCACAGTCACCAATGGAAACAGCAGCTGCGGGGCTGGTTACACGCTCAACAACAGTGCCTCGTCTGGCAGTAGTAG ACTAGGGGGTTATAATTCCTACAACTCCTCCTACAACTACAAAGAGTCCCAGTCCCAGCCTGGCCTATGTGGTCTCGGTAATCTAGGCAACACATGCTTCATGAACTCTGCTATCCAG TGCCTAAGCAACACGTCACCACTCACCGAATATTTCTTAAATGACCAGTATGAGGCTGAGATTAACCGAGGCAATCCACTGGGGATGCGGGGCGAGATTGCAGAGGCCTACGCTGATCTCGTAAAGCAGATGTGGCTCAGCCGCAGTAGTTCTGTGGCCCCACGCACTTTCAAA ACACAAGTGGGGCGCTTTGCTCCGCAGTTTTCAGGCTATCAGCAGCAGGATTCCCAAGAACTGCTGGCCTTTCTGCTTGATGGTCTCCATGAAGATCTGAACCGTGTGAAGAAGAAGCCTTATTTGGCCCAAAGGGATGCTGATGGCCGTCCTGATGAG ATCGTCGCTACGGAAGCCTGGACAAACCACCGTTTACGCAATGACTCAATCATTGTTGATATCTTTCACGGCCTCTTCAAATCCACTCTGGTGTGTCCTGAGTGTTCAAAGGTGTCTGTGACCTTCGACCCTTTCTGCTACCTCACTTTGCCTCTGCCAATGAAGATCGACCGAAGTATGGAGGTCATCCTTGTGAGAGCCGACCCACAGTGCAGACCCACTCAA TATCGAGTTGTTGTTCACAAACTGGGCACAGTAATGGATTTGTGCAGCACCTTGTCCAGACTCTGTGGGATTCCTCCAGAAAAT ATGGTGGTGGCAGATGTTTATAATCGCAGGTTCCATAAAATTTACAGAAAGGATGATGGCCTCAGTCAAATTATGGATAAAGATGAGATATATGT ATATGAAGTGCAGGAGGAGAATGGCGAGACAATGAACCTGCCAGTTTATTTTAGGGAGCGGCATTCAAAACAAGCTGGAAGCTCCTCCAGCAATATGCTCTTTGGCCAGCCCTTACTCGTCACCGTACCCCGTCACAACCTCATAGCGGACGTTCTTTACGAAAAGATCCTTCAGAGGATTGG GCGCTATGTAAAACACCCGCAGAGCGGTGGAAATGAAAGTAGAGCCTCGGCTTCGGCCACCTTTGCCAGCTGCAGTCAAGTTCGTGAATGTTCCACATCATCCGGTGCCAATGCCAGCATAGGTGGTTGCAGCAGTCCCCTGTCAGATGCGGCCACATGCAGTGCCAGTTCAAGTAATGGCAGTAACCACTCAGAAACTTGCACTGAAACCAATGGAATACATGATG GAGAGGAGGAAGCCATGGACCACCAGGTGAGTCCAGAGCCACAGAACGGCCAGTCTGAGGAGGAGACTTCTGATTTGGAAAACGGGACAATTGAGAGTGAAGCCAAGGCGGGCTCCCTACCATCCAAACTCTTTAGCTTCAGTGTTGTCAACTCTTATGGAACAGCCAACATCAGCCCCCTGCCATGTGACGGAAACATCCTCAAACTTAATc CACATTCCACTGTGGCTATCGATTGGGACTCTGACTCCAAGAAGATGTGTTATGATGAGCAGGAAGCAGAG GCATGTGAAAAGCATGAGAGCATGCACCAGCCTCCCAAAAAGAAAGCCACCGTGGCTCTGAGAGAATGCATCGAGCTCTTTACAACCATGGAGACCCTTGGAGCTCATGATCCATG GTATTGTCCCACGTGCAAGAAACATCAGCGGGCTACGAAAAAATTTGACCTGTGGTCATTGCCTCGTATCATGGTCGTTCACCTAAAGCGCTTCTCTTACAACAGGTGCTGGAGGGACAAATTGGACACAGTGGTTGATTTTCCCATCAG GGATTTGGACATGTCAGAATTTCTATCTGACCCCAAAGCTGGTCATCACACATATGATCTTGTCGCTGTGTCCAATCACTACGGAGGAATGGGAGGAGGTCACT ACACCGCGTACGGCAAAAATAAAGTGGACGGAAAGTGGTATTACTTTGACGACAACAGTGTCTCGACTTCTTCGGAGGACCAGATTGTG ACTAAAGCAGCCTACGTGCTATTCTATCAGCGGAGGGAAGAGGAAGGCCTCAGCAAAACGGAGCCATCTGCGTCACTGGGAGGAGCCCCCGAAGCTGCCGAGGACGACATGGACTTAAATTGA